A region of Crenobacter cavernae DNA encodes the following proteins:
- the pgaC gene encoding poly-beta-1,6-N-acetyl-D-glucosamine synthase: MFPLPFDFMHWLWIALLAYAFYYPLFMSYLWMVGALHYYFHYERKDPPLDSPPELDYPPVSILIPCFNEEENVAETLRYALAIDYPEFEVIAINDGSDDDTARLLDEAAARDPRLRVVHLAQNQGKAMALNTGCLMARHEYLVCVDGDSLLEPHAAKWLVRQMMSSPRVGAVTGNPRIRNRSTLLGKVQVGEFSSIIGIIKRAQRTYGRLFTISGVIAGFRKTAVRQAGYWSDDVLTEDIDMSWKLQLAHWDVRFEPHAQAWILMPETFRGLWKQRLRWAKGGLQVLLRSAGSLAHWQKRRMWPIYTEYLFSAAWAYLMVLLVAVWLVGLFLPQLDWMQTASPLIPSWNGLVLGMTCLLQFLISKWLDRRYDYDVGRNFFWMIWYPLVFWMIHIVTTVVALPQAIARNRGLRARWTSPDRGVKA; the protein is encoded by the coding sequence ATGTTTCCGCTCCCCTTTGATTTCATGCACTGGCTGTGGATCGCGTTGCTTGCCTACGCCTTCTACTACCCGTTGTTCATGTCCTACCTGTGGATGGTCGGCGCACTGCACTACTACTTCCACTATGAGCGGAAGGATCCTCCGCTCGATTCGCCTCCCGAACTCGACTACCCGCCGGTCAGCATCCTCATCCCCTGCTTCAACGAGGAGGAAAACGTCGCCGAGACGCTGCGCTACGCGCTGGCGATCGACTACCCGGAATTTGAGGTCATCGCCATCAACGACGGGAGCGACGACGACACCGCCCGTCTGCTCGACGAGGCGGCGGCGCGCGACCCGCGCCTGCGTGTCGTGCACCTCGCACAGAACCAGGGCAAGGCCATGGCGCTCAATACCGGCTGCCTGATGGCTCGACACGAATACCTCGTCTGCGTCGATGGCGATTCGCTGCTGGAACCGCACGCGGCCAAGTGGCTGGTACGCCAGATGATGAGCAGCCCGCGCGTGGGGGCCGTCACCGGCAACCCGCGCATCCGCAACCGCTCCACCCTGCTCGGCAAGGTCCAGGTCGGCGAATTTTCGTCGATCATTGGCATCATCAAACGCGCACAACGGACTTACGGCCGGCTCTTCACCATCTCCGGCGTGATCGCGGGCTTTCGCAAGACAGCGGTCCGGCAGGCCGGCTACTGGAGCGACGACGTGCTGACTGAAGACATCGACATGAGCTGGAAGCTTCAGTTAGCGCACTGGGACGTGCGCTTCGAACCGCACGCACAGGCGTGGATCCTGATGCCGGAAACGTTCCGGGGCCTGTGGAAACAGCGTCTGCGCTGGGCCAAGGGCGGCCTGCAGGTGCTGCTTCGTAGCGCCGGCAGCCTCGCACACTGGCAGAAACGTCGCATGTGGCCAATCTATACCGAGTACCTGTTCAGCGCTGCCTGGGCCTATTTGATGGTACTGCTGGTCGCCGTCTGGCTCGTCGGCCTGTTTCTGCCGCAGCTCGACTGGATGCAGACCGCCTCGCCCCTGATCCCCAGCTGGAACGGCCTCGTGCTCGGCATGACCTGCCTGCTGCAATTCCTGATCAGCAAATGGCTGGACCGCCGCTACGACTACGACGTCGGGCGCAATTTTTTCTGGATGATCTGGTATCCGCTGGTGTTCTGGATGATCCATATCGTCACAACGGTCGTCGCGCTGCCGCAGGCCATCGCCCGCAACCGCGGCCTGCGCGCACGATGGACAAGCCCGGACAGGGGGGTCAAAGCATGA
- the pgaB gene encoding poly-beta-1,6-N-acetyl-D-glucosamine N-deacetylase PgaB, whose translation MKTRFCKLCLIAALGLLSALPVRAASRFIILCYHEVVQNAPVADPFAVDTRGLVNQFEWLRSRGYTFVSMDDIVADREGRRPLPDKAVMLSFDDGYRSVYQHVFPILKLYKAPAVVALVGSWLEAAAGSKIEYEGTGFTRESFLLPREIKEMQASGLIEFANHSYAMHKGLPANPQGNLEPAATSYLYDSGQGRYEDEAAHRQRASRDLERNSAAIAKLTGKKPRIMVWPYGSYTRPLVEIASRQGMPITLTLGDGINQPATPLTELRRVLIDASMTLTDFTNEIIVREREPAGIPPAYTRAMHVDLDQIYDPDPVRQEAKLGQMLDRVLEMGVNTVYLRAFSDGNGDSEADALYFPNRLLPVKADLFNRAAWQLKTRAMVQVYAARPLSTYATPGQSAPTEEGGVRQTIRAIVEDLSRTSRFAGLLLIDDPARPGLAEPGAHDLLNFADELSAIARTYQPELRSAITVYAGKPGDQGDATRFSDTLAKALPHFDYVEVMTTPGVAVASRGLKDVLATAKTHSSRLQQIVFGLPSRNPATGQPIPSKELTQAVTELHTQGARHIAYAPDDIFNDQPRLATMKRVFSLRSQPER comes from the coding sequence ATGAAAACCCGATTCTGCAAACTCTGCCTGATCGCGGCCCTCGGCCTGCTATCTGCATTGCCGGTCAGGGCCGCCTCTCGATTCATCATTCTCTGCTATCACGAGGTCGTGCAGAATGCGCCGGTCGCCGATCCGTTCGCTGTCGATACCCGCGGCCTGGTCAACCAGTTCGAATGGCTGCGAAGCCGCGGTTATACCTTCGTCAGCATGGACGACATCGTCGCCGATCGAGAGGGCCGTCGGCCGCTCCCCGACAAGGCCGTGATGCTCAGCTTCGACGACGGCTACCGCAGCGTCTACCAGCATGTTTTTCCCATCCTGAAGCTCTACAAAGCACCCGCGGTAGTGGCGCTCGTCGGCAGCTGGCTCGAAGCGGCGGCAGGGAGCAAGATTGAATACGAGGGCACCGGCTTCACACGGGAAAGCTTCCTGCTGCCGCGCGAAATCAAGGAAATGCAGGCAAGTGGCCTCATCGAGTTCGCGAACCACAGCTACGCCATGCACAAAGGCCTGCCTGCGAACCCTCAGGGCAACCTGGAGCCGGCGGCGACCTCCTACCTCTATGACTCCGGACAAGGCCGTTACGAGGATGAGGCCGCACACCGCCAGCGCGCCTCGCGAGACCTCGAGCGCAACAGCGCCGCCATTGCCAAACTCACCGGAAAAAAGCCGCGCATCATGGTTTGGCCATACGGCAGTTACACTCGCCCCCTGGTCGAGATCGCTTCCCGGCAAGGCATGCCGATCACGCTGACGCTCGGCGACGGCATCAACCAGCCCGCCACCCCGCTGACCGAACTGCGTCGCGTGCTGATCGACGCGAGCATGACGCTGACCGACTTCACCAACGAGATCATCGTCCGAGAACGCGAGCCGGCGGGCATTCCGCCCGCCTACACCCGGGCAATGCACGTCGACCTCGATCAGATCTACGACCCCGACCCGGTACGGCAGGAGGCCAAGCTGGGCCAGATGCTCGACCGTGTGCTCGAGATGGGCGTGAACACCGTCTACCTGCGGGCTTTCAGCGATGGGAATGGCGACAGCGAAGCGGACGCGCTCTACTTCCCCAACCGGCTCCTGCCGGTGAAAGCCGACCTGTTCAACCGCGCAGCTTGGCAGCTCAAGACACGGGCGATGGTACAGGTCTATGCCGCCCGGCCTCTCTCCACCTACGCGACACCTGGACAGTCGGCGCCAACGGAGGAAGGCGGGGTGCGCCAAACAATCCGCGCCATCGTCGAGGATCTGAGCCGCACGTCCCGCTTCGCCGGGCTGCTGCTGATCGACGACCCCGCCCGTCCGGGCTTGGCCGAGCCGGGCGCCCATGACTTGCTGAACTTTGCGGACGAACTGTCCGCCATCGCGCGCACCTACCAACCGGAACTGAGGAGCGCCATTACCGTTTATGCCGGAAAACCCGGTGACCAAGGCGACGCGACCCGCTTCTCGGACACCCTGGCAAAAGCACTTCCACACTTCGACTACGTAGAGGTCATGACAACCCCGGGCGTAGCGGTTGCGAGTAGAGGATTGAAGGATGTCTTGGCCACGGCAAAGACACACAGCAGCCGCCTGCAACAAATCGTGTTCGGCCTGCCAAGCCGAAACCCTGCAACCGGCCAACCGATACCAAGCAAAGAGCTGACCCAGGCCGTAACGGAGTTGCACACCCAAGGCGCCCGCCACATCGCCTACGCCCCGGACGACATCTTCAACGACCAGCCGCGTCTGGCGACCATGAAGCGGGTATTCTCGCTACGCAGCCAGCCCGAACGCTAG
- the pgaA gene encoding poly-beta-1,6 N-acetyl-D-glucosamine export porin PgaA: MSRLHLKGIAASLFIITVPTQAAAPLWQHPDYVQAIKAARDGSPRSAVDMLEPLHRQGQLRQPLVDDYLTLLVWDKRGDEAIDLSAYRYPAATLGVDTLTTLARYQRDQGHYESAEALYRAALRKQNSATASAGLAMTLADAGKHAEGLTTLDAAAPANSLALARARGYVLSSSDDLTGSLKSLETLLEKHPGDPDLVRSYTTLLVRMGAPHEAYTYLKQHHIDEPELSSRVALDRAAIASRWGQSEARLEVGESRFMQTDRALKENLQASQALHAGDVAARRTAIADRLVILEQRARHDEAIALYQQHGNESLPSYALASAAGAYLSKEQPLEAIRLSKQAMEGMPRQRIPIEWRITLVYAYLEAEMPDRANDEVEILKADVARVRYDASSRQNRYNPDYQQTALLDAMLQAYLGRTHEARQRLDTLLGEAPFDGELRQNDGDLELLRGHPRNAEGIFTRRLVDEPRSTDAKRGLAVAHIDAHRYESISPLLAEVNADAPENRSVRRLDERWHWTNRPQLVIDSGYDLSGEQGVGLDEGWRADTRLYSAPFASHWRVFARYYTARADYITNGTAHRDTAGFGAEYRDPKWQAEAALTGSVDGSDETGGFLAATRNFDDYFSAGLRYERDSDAVPLRARLGNVDGDRLAAEFAYRVDELRRFDVELSALDMSDGNLRKAIGGTWTERWIVKPTYTLDTIVSAETSNNRSIARANYFNPGKDTEIGLTVLQGWLLWRHYDSSFRHRLGLYAGNYRQEGHGSKLASTAFYEHEWRWEPRAGLRYGIAHNVHPYDGDSEVSNRIYLNLDWRF; the protein is encoded by the coding sequence ATGTCGAGATTGCATTTGAAAGGGATAGCGGCCAGCCTGTTCATCATAACGGTCCCGACACAAGCCGCCGCTCCGCTCTGGCAGCATCCCGACTATGTCCAGGCCATCAAGGCCGCCCGGGATGGCTCTCCCCGCTCGGCGGTCGACATGCTCGAACCCTTGCACCGGCAGGGGCAATTGCGTCAACCCCTGGTCGACGACTACCTCACCCTGCTCGTCTGGGACAAGCGCGGCGACGAAGCGATCGACCTTTCTGCCTATCGCTACCCTGCAGCAACGCTTGGCGTCGACACACTGACCACCCTCGCCCGCTATCAACGCGATCAGGGTCACTACGAATCGGCCGAAGCGCTCTATCGCGCAGCCTTGCGCAAACAAAACTCCGCCACCGCGAGCGCTGGTCTCGCGATGACCTTGGCCGACGCAGGGAAACACGCCGAGGGGCTCACGACACTCGACGCGGCCGCGCCCGCCAACAGCCTGGCGCTGGCCCGCGCCCGCGGCTATGTGCTGTCCTCGTCGGATGACCTCACCGGCTCGCTGAAGTCGCTCGAAACCCTGCTCGAAAAACACCCAGGCGACCCTGACCTCGTCCGCTCCTACACCACCCTGCTCGTACGGATGGGCGCCCCGCACGAGGCCTATACCTACCTCAAGCAACATCACATCGACGAACCCGAACTTTCTAGCCGCGTCGCGCTGGACAGGGCGGCGATCGCTTCGCGCTGGGGCCAGAGCGAAGCGCGCCTCGAAGTCGGCGAAAGCCGCTTCATGCAAACCGACCGCGCCCTCAAAGAAAACCTGCAGGCCAGCCAGGCATTGCACGCCGGGGATGTTGCGGCACGGCGCACCGCCATCGCCGACAGACTGGTCATCCTCGAACAGCGGGCGCGGCACGATGAAGCCATCGCGCTCTACCAGCAGCACGGCAACGAATCATTGCCCAGCTATGCACTGGCGTCGGCGGCTGGCGCCTATTTATCCAAAGAGCAACCGCTCGAGGCCATCCGTCTCTCCAAGCAGGCGATGGAAGGCATGCCACGCCAGCGAATACCCATCGAATGGCGCATCACACTGGTCTACGCCTACCTCGAAGCCGAGATGCCCGACAGGGCCAACGACGAGGTCGAGATACTCAAGGCAGATGTAGCGCGCGTTCGCTACGACGCCTCTAGCCGCCAGAATCGCTACAACCCCGATTACCAGCAAACCGCTTTGCTCGACGCCATGCTGCAGGCCTATCTTGGCCGCACCCACGAGGCCAGGCAGCGACTCGACACCCTGCTCGGCGAGGCCCCCTTCGACGGCGAACTTCGCCAGAACGACGGCGACCTAGAACTCCTGCGCGGCCATCCGCGCAACGCGGAGGGCATCTTCACCCGGCGACTGGTCGACGAGCCCCGCTCCACCGACGCCAAGCGCGGCCTGGCCGTCGCCCACATCGATGCCCATCGCTACGAAAGCATTTCTCCCCTATTGGCCGAGGTGAACGCGGATGCACCGGAAAATCGCTCGGTGCGACGGCTCGATGAACGGTGGCACTGGACCAACCGCCCTCAACTCGTCATCGACTCGGGCTACGACCTCTCCGGCGAACAAGGTGTAGGACTCGACGAAGGGTGGAGGGCCGACACACGGCTTTACAGCGCCCCCTTCGCGTCACACTGGCGCGTTTTCGCCCGCTATTACACCGCGCGAGCCGATTACATTACCAACGGCACCGCTCATCGTGACACCGCAGGCTTCGGCGCCGAATACCGCGATCCGAAATGGCAGGCAGAAGCGGCGCTGACGGGCAGTGTCGACGGCAGCGACGAGACCGGCGGCTTCCTCGCCGCCACTCGCAACTTCGACGACTATTTCAGCGCCGGCCTGCGCTACGAGCGAGACAGCGACGCCGTTCCGCTGCGCGCGAGGCTGGGCAATGTCGACGGCGATCGCCTTGCCGCCGAGTTCGCCTACCGCGTTGATGAGCTCCGCCGCTTCGACGTCGAGCTCTCCGCGCTCGACATGAGCGACGGCAACCTGCGCAAAGCGATAGGCGGCACATGGACCGAGCGCTGGATCGTCAAGCCCACCTACACGCTGGACACCATCGTCTCGGCCGAAACGAGCAACAACCGCAGCATCGCCAGGGCGAACTACTTCAACCCCGGCAAAGACACCGAAATCGGCCTGACCGTGCTGCAGGGCTGGCTGCTATGGCGTCACTACGACTCCAGTTTCCGCCATCGTCTCGGCCTCTACGCCGGCAACTACAGGCAGGAAGGCCACGGCAGCAAACTCGCCTCCACCGCATTCTACGAGCACGAATGGCGCTGGGAGCCGCGGGCGGGTCTGCGCTACGGGATCGCCCATAACGTCCATCCGTACGACGGCGACAGCGAAGTGAGCAACCGCATCTACCTCAACCTTGACTGGCGGTTCTGA
- a CDS encoding P-II family nitrogen regulator, with protein MKKVEAIIKPFKLDEVREAISEIGINGLTVTEVKGFGRQKGHTELYRGAEYVVDFLPKVKIEVVIPDDLVERAIEVIINAARTGKIGDGKIFVTPVEQVVRIRTGETNESAI; from the coding sequence ATGAAAAAGGTCGAAGCAATCATCAAGCCGTTCAAGCTCGACGAAGTGCGCGAAGCGATTTCGGAAATCGGCATCAACGGCCTCACCGTCACCGAGGTGAAGGGTTTCGGCCGCCAGAAAGGCCATACCGAACTGTATCGCGGCGCCGAATACGTGGTGGACTTCCTGCCCAAGGTAAAAATCGAGGTGGTAATCCCCGACGACCTGGTCGAGCGCGCGATCGAGGTGATCATCAACGCCGCCCGCACCGGCAAGATCGGCGACGGCAAGATTTTCGTGACCCCAGTCGAGCAGGTCGTGCGCATCCGCACCGGCGAGACCAACGAATCGGCGATCTGA
- the purL gene encoding phosphoribosylformylglycinamidine synthase, whose amino-acid sequence MSVILTLRGGVALSRFRLEKLLAAARAAGLPELSLCSEYWHFVESEAPLPPEHSERLIALLDSGEAGLAEADAVGELFLVTPRPGTVSPWASKATDIARHCGLAMVRRIERGTAFHAKAAAPLSAGQRATLVALLHDRMTETVFESLDAARGLFVHVAPTSFTTVPVLAEGRAALERANNTLGLALSDDEIDYLVENFIRLERDPSDVELMMFAQANSEHCRHKIFNAEFIIDGESQAKSLFRMIRDTHDAHPEGTLIAYKDNASVIEGATVERFYPRPGSHGYAYSEEPTHILMKVETHNHPTAISPFPGAATGAGGEIRDEGATGRGSRPKAGLTGFTVSNLNLPDMKEPWEVYRDDAPEYGKPGRIASALDIMIEGPIGGAAFNNEFGRPNLAGYFRTFEEEFGGEMRGYHKPIMIAGGLGNIQERQIHKGGIPPGALLIQLGGPGMLIGLGGGAASSMGTGSNTEALDFDSVQRGNPEIERRAQEVIDRCWQMGEANPILSIHDVGAGGLSNAFPELVNDAGRGAIFELREVQLEEQGMSPMQIWSNEAQERYVLAILPKSLDLFTKLAERERCPFAVVGTATDNGQLEVRDEIFGNNPVDLPLEVLLGKPPKMVRDVKTFDTLAEPFDASDLDLKESVYRTLRLPAVASKSFLITIGDRTVGGMTARDQMVGPWQVPVADVAVTAMGFDTYLGEAMAMGERTPAALIDAPASGRMALAEAITNLSATHFGSLSKVKLSANWMAAAGHTGEDVKLYRTVEAVSVLSQQLSVSIPVGKDSLSMKTGWQDDGEAKSVTAPLSLVMTAFAPVTDVRKTVTPQLKPADGSELVFVDLAGGRQRLGSSVLGQVHKRITGLAPDLEDAAGFARAIELVQELIGEGRVLAYHDRSDGGLVATLAEMVFAGRQGVNVALDSLIERAALTDAPAGLDAAAARRDAIARALFNEELGLVLQVNSANLVELEARFADAGLAHAVHRLGQLDAGERLTVTVAGETVLSESRVELESAWNQVSHRIQKLRDNPACADSEFADVGRERRGLFAELSFDVNENPAAPFVATGARPKVAILREQGVNGQIEMAAAFDRAGFASVDVHMSDVIAGRVNLSDFKGLAACGGFSYGDVLGAGEGWAKSILFNPRARDEFEAFFGRGDSFALGVCNGCQMMSNLAGIIPGAEHWPRFRRNLSEQFEARFAMVEVPQSPSIFLADMAGSRLPVVVSHGEGRAVFAPGAQDAARVALRYIDELGQAATDYPANPNGSPDGITGLTTADGCFTIMMPHPERVFRTVQNSWYPAGWGENGAWFRMFASARRWVG is encoded by the coding sequence ATGTCCGTCATTCTCACGTTGCGGGGCGGGGTCGCCCTGTCTCGTTTCCGTCTGGAAAAACTCCTCGCCGCGGCGCGCGCTGCCGGCCTTCCCGAGTTGTCCCTCTGCTCCGAATACTGGCATTTCGTCGAAAGCGAAGCGCCGCTGCCCCCCGAACATTCCGAACGTCTGATCGCGCTGCTGGATAGTGGCGAAGCAGGGTTGGCCGAGGCCGACGCCGTGGGCGAACTGTTCCTCGTCACGCCGCGCCCGGGCACCGTGTCGCCGTGGGCGTCCAAGGCGACCGACATCGCGCGTCACTGTGGCCTGGCGATGGTGCGCCGCATCGAACGCGGTACGGCCTTCCATGCGAAGGCCGCCGCGCCGCTATCGGCCGGGCAACGCGCCACGCTCGTCGCACTGTTGCACGACCGCATGACCGAGACGGTGTTCGAGTCGCTCGACGCCGCGAGAGGGCTGTTCGTCCACGTCGCGCCGACGAGCTTCACCACCGTGCCGGTGTTGGCCGAGGGCCGCGCCGCGCTCGAACGCGCGAATAACACGCTGGGCCTCGCGCTGTCCGACGATGAGATCGACTATCTGGTCGAGAATTTCATTCGGCTGGAGCGCGATCCGAGCGACGTCGAGCTGATGATGTTCGCGCAGGCGAACTCCGAGCACTGCCGTCACAAGATTTTCAACGCCGAATTCATCATCGACGGCGAAAGCCAGGCCAAGTCGCTGTTCCGCATGATCCGCGATACCCACGACGCGCATCCGGAAGGCACACTCATCGCCTACAAGGACAACGCGTCGGTGATCGAGGGCGCGACCGTCGAGCGCTTCTACCCGCGTCCCGGCAGCCATGGCTACGCGTATTCCGAAGAGCCGACGCACATCCTGATGAAGGTGGAAACGCACAACCACCCGACCGCGATCTCGCCGTTCCCGGGCGCCGCGACCGGCGCCGGCGGCGAGATCCGCGATGAGGGCGCCACCGGCCGCGGTTCGCGCCCGAAGGCGGGGTTGACCGGTTTCACCGTGTCCAACCTCAACCTGCCGGACATGAAAGAGCCGTGGGAGGTGTACCGCGACGACGCACCCGAATACGGCAAGCCCGGCCGCATCGCGTCGGCGCTCGACATCATGATCGAGGGCCCGATCGGCGGCGCGGCGTTCAACAACGAGTTCGGCCGGCCTAACCTCGCCGGCTATTTCCGCACCTTCGAAGAAGAGTTCGGCGGCGAGATGCGCGGCTACCACAAGCCGATCATGATCGCCGGCGGCCTCGGCAACATCCAGGAACGCCAGATCCACAAGGGCGGCATCCCGCCGGGCGCGCTGCTGATTCAGCTCGGCGGTCCGGGCATGCTGATCGGCCTCGGCGGCGGCGCGGCGTCGAGCATGGGCACCGGCTCGAACACCGAGGCGCTCGACTTCGACTCGGTGCAGCGCGGCAACCCGGAGATCGAACGCCGCGCGCAGGAAGTGATCGACCGCTGCTGGCAGATGGGCGAAGCCAACCCGATCCTGTCGATCCACGACGTCGGCGCCGGCGGCCTGTCCAACGCCTTCCCCGAGCTGGTGAACGACGCCGGCCGCGGCGCGATCTTCGAGTTGCGCGAAGTGCAGCTCGAAGAGCAGGGCATGAGCCCGATGCAGATCTGGAGCAACGAGGCGCAGGAGCGCTACGTGCTGGCGATCCTGCCCAAGTCGCTCGATCTGTTCACCAAGTTGGCCGAGCGCGAGCGCTGCCCGTTCGCGGTGGTCGGTACCGCGACCGACAACGGCCAGCTCGAAGTGCGCGACGAGATCTTCGGCAACAATCCGGTCGACCTGCCGCTCGAGGTGCTGCTTGGCAAGCCGCCTAAGATGGTGCGCGACGTGAAGACGTTTGATACGTTGGCCGAGCCCTTCGACGCGTCCGACCTCGACCTGAAAGAGTCCGTCTACCGCACGCTGCGCCTGCCGGCGGTGGCGAGCAAATCGTTCCTGATCACCATCGGCGACCGCACCGTCGGCGGCATGACGGCGCGCGACCAGATGGTCGGCCCGTGGCAGGTGCCGGTGGCCGACGTCGCGGTGACCGCGATGGGCTTCGACACCTACCTCGGCGAAGCGATGGCGATGGGCGAACGCACGCCGGCCGCGTTGATCGACGCGCCGGCCTCCGGCCGCATGGCGCTCGCCGAAGCGATCACCAACCTCTCCGCGACGCATTTCGGTTCACTGTCCAAGGTCAAGCTCTCGGCCAACTGGATGGCCGCGGCCGGCCATACCGGTGAAGACGTGAAGCTCTATCGCACCGTCGAAGCGGTGTCGGTGCTGTCGCAGCAGTTGAGCGTGAGCATTCCGGTCGGCAAGGATTCTCTGTCGATGAAGACCGGCTGGCAGGACGACGGCGAAGCCAAGTCGGTGACCGCGCCGCTGTCGCTGGTCATGACCGCCTTCGCGCCGGTGACCGACGTCCGCAAGACCGTCACTCCGCAACTCAAGCCGGCCGACGGCAGCGAGCTGGTGTTCGTGGACCTGGCCGGCGGCCGTCAGCGTCTGGGCAGCTCGGTGCTCGGCCAGGTGCACAAGCGCATCACCGGCCTCGCGCCGGATCTCGAAGACGCGGCCGGTTTCGCCCGCGCGATCGAACTCGTGCAGGAACTGATCGGCGAAGGGCGCGTGCTCGCCTACCATGACCGCTCCGACGGCGGCCTCGTGGCCACCTTGGCCGAGATGGTGTTCGCCGGCCGCCAGGGCGTGAACGTGGCGCTCGATTCGCTGATCGAACGCGCGGCGCTCACCGACGCGCCGGCCGGGCTGGATGCCGCCGCGGCTCGTCGCGATGCGATCGCCCGTGCGCTGTTCAACGAAGAGCTCGGCCTCGTGCTGCAGGTGAACTCGGCCAACTTGGTCGAGCTCGAAGCGCGCTTCGCCGACGCGGGCCTGGCCCACGCGGTGCACCGCCTCGGCCAGCTCGATGCCGGCGAGAGGCTGACCGTGACCGTCGCCGGCGAAACGGTACTATCCGAATCGCGCGTCGAGCTGGAATCCGCCTGGAACCAGGTCAGCCACCGCATCCAGAAGCTGCGCGACAACCCGGCCTGCGCTGACAGCGAGTTCGCCGACGTGGGCCGCGAGCGCCGCGGCCTGTTCGCCGAGCTGTCGTTCGACGTCAACGAGAACCCGGCCGCGCCGTTCGTCGCGACCGGTGCGCGCCCGAAAGTCGCGATCCTGCGCGAGCAGGGCGTGAACGGCCAGATCGAGATGGCCGCCGCGTTCGACCGCGCCGGTTTCGCCTCGGTCGACGTGCACATGAGCGACGTGATCGCCGGCCGCGTGAATCTGTCCGACTTCAAGGGTCTCGCCGCCTGCGGCGGTTTCAGCTACGGCGACGTGCTGGGTGCGGGCGAAGGTTGGGCAAAGAGCATCCTGTTCAACCCGCGTGCGCGCGACGAGTTCGAGGCCTTCTTCGGCCGCGGCGACAGCTTCGCGCTCGGCGTGTGCAACGGCTGCCAGATGATGTCGAACCTCGCCGGCATCATCCCGGGCGCCGAACACTGGCCGCGCTTTCGCCGCAACCTGTCCGAACAGTTCGAGGCGCGTTTCGCGATGGTCGAAGTGCCGCAAAGCCCGTCGATCTTCCTCGCCGACATGGCCGGCAGCCGCCTGCCGGTGGTGGTCAGCCACGGCGAAGGCCGCGCGGTGTTCGCGCCGGGCGCACAGGACGCTGCACGGGTCGCACTGCGCTATATCGACGAGCTCGGCCAAGCCGCTACCGACTACCCGGCCAACCCTAACGGTTCGCCGGACGGCATCACCGGGCTGACGACCGCCGACGGCTGCTTCACCATCATGATGCCGCACCCGGAGCGCGTGTTCCGTACCGTGCAGAACAGCTGGTATCCGGCAGGCTGGGGCGAGAACGGCGCGTGGTTCCGCATGTTCGCCAGCGCGCGCCGCTGGGTGGGTTGA